In Persicimonas caeni, a single window of DNA contains:
- a CDS encoding 1-acyl-sn-glycerol-3-phosphate acyltransferase — protein sequence MPHPPLFRYNEDRPHIVSEVCRRSYADILSETRKSDDDGLEYILNDAAFQEVERLQVEQGPEEEVRPISWWRDISRRIGEMSESEKRDILRDLTRTYADDIAGKFDPRVYKLATGALPLGLGMLFKAQDLRELPIGLMHLRKAYKHIRDLSERIVVEGHTDTLRHLARRGTLVVVPTHSSNMDSILMGWTLYQSGLPPVTYGAGKNLFTNPLTSFFMHNLGAYKVDRRIKHQLYKDLLKTYSQVLLERGYHSLFFPGGTRSRSNQVEQHLKLGLLGTSITAYTNNLLNHGKEKPLYICPVTINYNLVLEGESLIKDHLRREGGRRYFLENDEFNQISKVVRFALNTMQMSSTTVIRYGRPMDPFGNLVEKDGNSYDRRGRRVDPTSYVKGALTGDVCHDESRDRQYTRHTGERIGDAFLANTVLMPVHIVAFVLFEILQRKFPRWDVYKLLRLATGEVIPWHRVNRVLETTLEELHRREQAEEFCLSQFVHDHDASEILEEGISYLRTYHVPELVERLMNGVLLNKLDLLYYYGNRVRSYDIDLDAVFARAQ from the coding sequence ATGCCTCATCCCCCGCTGTTTCGGTATAACGAAGACCGCCCGCATATCGTCTCGGAAGTCTGCCGGCGAAGCTACGCCGACATTTTGTCGGAGACGCGCAAGAGCGATGACGACGGGCTCGAGTACATTCTCAACGACGCCGCCTTCCAGGAGGTCGAGCGCCTGCAGGTCGAGCAGGGCCCCGAAGAGGAGGTCCGCCCCATCTCGTGGTGGCGGGACATCTCGCGGCGCATCGGCGAGATGAGCGAGTCGGAGAAGCGTGACATTTTGCGAGATCTGACACGCACCTACGCCGACGACATCGCCGGCAAATTCGACCCGCGCGTCTACAAGTTGGCCACCGGCGCGCTGCCGCTGGGCCTGGGTATGCTGTTCAAGGCTCAAGATCTGCGCGAGCTGCCCATCGGCCTGATGCACCTTCGCAAGGCCTACAAGCATATCCGCGACCTGAGCGAGCGAATTGTCGTCGAGGGCCACACCGACACGCTGCGCCACCTGGCGCGCCGCGGCACTCTGGTGGTCGTGCCCACCCACAGCTCCAACATGGACTCGATCCTGATGGGCTGGACGCTGTACCAGTCGGGCTTGCCGCCGGTGACCTACGGAGCGGGCAAAAACCTCTTTACCAACCCGCTCACCAGCTTCTTCATGCACAACCTGGGCGCCTACAAGGTCGACCGGCGCATCAAGCACCAGCTGTACAAAGACCTGCTCAAGACCTACTCGCAGGTACTGTTGGAGCGCGGCTACCACAGCCTCTTCTTCCCCGGCGGCACCCGCTCGCGCTCCAACCAGGTCGAGCAGCATCTCAAGCTGGGCCTTCTGGGCACCTCGATCACCGCCTACACCAACAACCTGCTCAACCACGGCAAGGAAAAGCCGCTGTATATCTGCCCGGTCACCATCAACTACAACCTGGTGCTCGAGGGCGAGAGCCTCATTAAAGACCACCTGCGGCGCGAAGGCGGGCGGCGCTACTTTCTGGAGAACGACGAATTCAACCAGATCAGCAAGGTCGTTCGCTTCGCGCTCAACACCATGCAGATGTCGTCGACCACGGTCATCCGCTACGGCCGCCCGATGGACCCGTTTGGCAACCTCGTCGAAAAAGACGGCAACAGCTACGACCGGCGCGGCCGCCGCGTCGACCCGACCAGCTACGTCAAAGGGGCGCTCACCGGAGACGTGTGCCACGACGAGTCGCGCGACCGCCAGTACACCCGCCACACCGGCGAGCGCATCGGCGACGCCTTCTTGGCCAACACCGTGTTGATGCCGGTGCACATCGTCGCGTTCGTGCTCTTCGAGATCTTGCAGCGCAAATTCCCGCGCTGGGACGTCTATAAGCTGCTGCGCCTGGCCACCGGCGAGGTCATCCCCTGGCACCGGGTCAACCGGGTGCTCGAGACGACACTCGAAGAGCTGCACAGACGCGAGCAGGCCGAGGAGTTTTGCCTGTCACAGTTCGTCCACGACCACGACGCCTCCGAGATCCTCGAAGAGGGCATCAGCTACCTGCGCACCTACCACGTGCCCGAGCTCGTCGAACGGTTGATGAACGGCGTGCTCCTTAACAAGCTCGACCTGCTCTATTACTACGGCAACCGCGTGCGCTCTTATGATATTGACCTCGATGCAGTGTTTGCGCGCGCTCAATGA
- a CDS encoding phosphodiester glycosidase family protein encodes MSRRACCLLAFALLFSFSASALAADQWSSPYPGVRYLERTTSEPNRIHAVEVDLCATGVTTTATKPADRGMRTSSFAQQYGAQVAINGGFYNTSNYAPIGLTMGEGELWQDSGDGSSFGFVAFGEENEVALSVPSAVVSSPESWMHNIIAGRPLIVENGQVVQNACSSHWCQRHPRTAVGLDSTGRKLILAVVDGRWSGVSRGMTTAELGQLMVDLGAERALNLDGGGSTTMYVAGEGGVVNNPSDGSERSVSNHLGLLAGGATDYAHCCIPEAKDGATGTFGDVPDNSWYYDVAETLYAEGVTNGCQASPRMFCPSCDLDRRHAAIFMARALGLSPLSPAQATFEDVPVGSVGFGEIEALHAAGYVNGCSQQPKQFCPDEWLNRATAAVMITSAMGVSPTEPTSPVFTDVATDAWYRNHVEFLHEACVVNGCSQSPMEYCPADIVTRVEFGTMLVRALEMGSFDNCLPDDGGGDDVGGGSDVGGSDDVGMPSDTGGTSDTGGTPGDVGGVADSGGAGDVGGGTADVDQGGDLGEGGGNYVSASGGCNCRAVPGAGGGTTAWMLGLVLALGIGRLNRRRRC; translated from the coding sequence GTGTCGCGTCGCGCTTGTTGTCTGCTCGCCTTTGCTCTTCTGTTCAGTTTTTCCGCCTCGGCGCTTGCCGCCGACCAGTGGTCGTCGCCCTATCCGGGCGTGCGTTACCTGGAGCGGACCACCTCCGAGCCCAACCGCATCCACGCCGTCGAGGTCGACCTGTGTGCGACCGGCGTGACCACCACCGCGACCAAACCAGCCGATCGTGGCATGCGCACGAGCAGCTTCGCTCAGCAGTACGGCGCGCAGGTCGCCATCAACGGTGGGTTCTACAACACCTCGAATTACGCGCCGATCGGGCTGACGATGGGCGAGGGGGAGCTGTGGCAAGATAGCGGCGACGGCTCGTCGTTCGGGTTTGTCGCGTTCGGCGAAGAGAACGAGGTGGCGCTGTCGGTTCCCTCGGCGGTGGTGTCGAGCCCCGAAAGCTGGATGCACAATATCATCGCGGGCCGGCCGCTGATCGTCGAAAACGGGCAGGTGGTCCAGAACGCGTGCTCGTCGCACTGGTGCCAGCGCCACCCGCGGACCGCGGTCGGGCTCGATTCGACCGGCCGTAAGCTCATCTTGGCGGTGGTCGACGGGCGCTGGTCGGGCGTAAGCCGCGGCATGACGACCGCCGAGTTGGGACAACTGATGGTCGACCTGGGCGCCGAGCGCGCGCTCAACCTCGACGGTGGCGGCTCGACGACGATGTACGTGGCCGGCGAAGGTGGCGTAGTCAACAACCCGAGCGACGGCAGCGAGCGCAGCGTGAGCAACCACCTGGGGCTGCTGGCCGGCGGCGCGACCGACTACGCCCACTGCTGTATCCCGGAGGCCAAAGATGGAGCCACCGGCACCTTCGGCGACGTGCCCGACAACAGTTGGTACTACGATGTGGCCGAGACGCTGTACGCCGAAGGGGTCACCAACGGCTGCCAGGCTTCGCCGCGCATGTTCTGCCCGTCCTGCGATCTCGACCGGCGCCACGCGGCCATTTTCATGGCGCGGGCGCTGGGGCTCTCGCCGCTGTCGCCGGCACAGGCGACGTTCGAGGACGTGCCTGTGGGCTCGGTCGGATTTGGCGAGATCGAGGCGTTGCACGCCGCGGGCTACGTCAACGGCTGCTCGCAGCAGCCCAAGCAGTTCTGCCCCGACGAGTGGCTCAACCGCGCCACCGCGGCGGTCATGATCACCAGCGCAATGGGCGTGAGTCCCACCGAGCCGACCTCGCCTGTGTTCACCGATGTGGCGACCGATGCGTGGTACCGAAACCACGTCGAGTTCTTGCACGAAGCGTGCGTCGTGAATGGCTGCTCGCAGTCCCCAATGGAGTATTGTCCGGCCGATATCGTCACTCGCGTGGAGTTCGGCACGATGTTGGTGCGCGCGTTGGAGATGGGCTCGTTCGACAACTGCTTGCCCGATGACGGCGGCGGAGACGATGTCGGCGGCGGCAGTGATGTCGGTGGCAGCGATGACGTTGGCATGCCGAGTGACACGGGCGGGACGAGCGATACTGGCGGGACGCCTGGCGATGTCGGCGGTGTGGCGGACTCCGGAGGCGCAGGAGACGTCGGTGGTGGGACCGCAGACGTCGACCAGGGTGGCGATCTCGGAGAGGGCGGCGGGAACTATGTCTCGGCGAGTGGCGGGTGCAATTGCCGGGCGGTGCCGGGCGCAGGCGGAGGGACAACGGCATGGATGCTCGGTCTAGTGCTGGCGCTAGGGATTGGGCGCCTCAATCGTCGTCGTCGGTGTTGA
- a CDS encoding amino acid permease, with translation MSEGPQPPPDDASQDAQSDSKLGTFGGVFRPTVLTILGVMMYLREGWLVGQAGLTGAVLVILTTFLITGTTALSLSTITTNIRLGAGGAFAIIAQSLGLEAGGAIGIPLYLAQALSGALYIYGFAETWVTIFPDHPMWAVILSVFAVAYLAAFISTKLAFKLQGLVMFAVLASLASIALGLTSVTTEPTFHNPQFWGEFQDGGFWQLFAVFFPAGTGIMVGASMSGSLEKPRRSIPRGTLAAVGVSLFVYLFMAVWYSVLADPASLRGDTLIVIEKAAWGELVVAGILASTFTATLSSFVAAPNVLQALGQYGVLPKGEFFAQKSDRGEPRIASLVTGGLVLLALSLGSLNRVAGLITMFFLLTYFTINVVVLIEQRLGMVSFRPIFRVPLFVPVIGTVACAVAVFVISPTFALAAISIVVAVYAYLVKKQLEQPWETVRSAMFVALADWAAKRIMGSQESNERSWKPNLLIPVESRAQIDGHYRFLRALTQPKGSLQIVGIRYNDEDHDDEEEEAEPEATADARAPSTGRSTLVGAPNTAMMRKVDGAEGRFHSMDRIAADFQSEGLFASSVIVEADTLLKGVEMSASVMRGNFFRPNVLFGIAHHYDQATTQGLVDISEEYDMGVAFLYRHPEAGLGHERTINVWIRDQSPDWPLGLRLSNLDLSLLLAYQICRTWNGEIRFMTICDDPDNVEEAENYLEQLVEDARLNRYGKTWVRSGNFMEELRRAPRADLNIFGLARDVDMEFLRKLVRETQHSCLFVRDSGHESALA, from the coding sequence ATGTCCGAAGGCCCGCAGCCCCCACCAGACGACGCCTCCCAAGACGCCCAGTCCGACAGCAAACTCGGCACCTTCGGCGGCGTCTTCCGCCCTACCGTGCTCACGATCTTGGGCGTGATGATGTACTTGCGCGAGGGCTGGCTGGTCGGCCAGGCCGGCCTGACCGGCGCGGTGCTCGTCATCTTGACGACCTTTCTGATCACCGGCACCACCGCGCTGTCGCTGTCGACGATCACCACCAATATCCGACTGGGCGCCGGCGGCGCGTTCGCCATCATCGCCCAATCGCTGGGTCTGGAGGCCGGCGGCGCCATCGGCATCCCGCTATACCTGGCCCAAGCCCTCTCCGGGGCGCTTTATATCTACGGCTTTGCAGAAACCTGGGTGACGATTTTCCCAGACCACCCCATGTGGGCGGTGATCTTGAGCGTGTTCGCCGTCGCCTACCTGGCCGCGTTCATCTCGACCAAGCTCGCCTTCAAGCTGCAAGGCCTGGTCATGTTCGCGGTGCTGGCCTCACTGGCCTCGATCGCGCTCGGGCTGACGAGCGTGACGACCGAGCCGACCTTCCACAACCCGCAGTTCTGGGGTGAATTTCAGGACGGCGGCTTCTGGCAACTCTTCGCGGTCTTCTTCCCGGCAGGCACTGGCATCATGGTCGGCGCGAGCATGTCGGGCTCGCTCGAAAAGCCGCGCCGGAGCATCCCCCGCGGCACGCTCGCCGCGGTGGGCGTGTCGCTATTCGTCTATCTGTTCATGGCCGTGTGGTACAGCGTGCTGGCCGATCCGGCCTCGCTGCGCGGCGACACCCTCATCGTCATCGAGAAGGCCGCCTGGGGTGAGCTGGTTGTCGCCGGCATCCTCGCCTCCACGTTCACCGCCACCCTGAGCTCCTTTGTGGCCGCCCCCAACGTCCTGCAGGCGCTGGGCCAGTACGGCGTGCTCCCCAAAGGCGAGTTTTTCGCCCAGAAGAGCGATCGCGGCGAGCCGCGCATCGCCTCGCTGGTCACCGGCGGGCTCGTGTTGTTGGCCTTGTCGCTCGGAAGCCTCAACCGCGTCGCCGGGCTGATCACGATGTTCTTCTTGTTGACCTACTTCACCATCAACGTGGTCGTGCTCATCGAGCAGCGCCTCGGGATGGTGTCGTTCCGCCCGATCTTTCGCGTCCCGCTCTTCGTGCCGGTCATCGGCACGGTGGCCTGCGCCGTCGCCGTCTTCGTCATCAGCCCGACGTTCGCGCTCGCCGCCATCAGCATCGTGGTCGCCGTGTACGCCTACCTGGTCAAAAAGCAGCTCGAGCAGCCCTGGGAGACGGTGCGTAGCGCCATGTTCGTCGCGCTCGCCGACTGGGCCGCCAAGCGCATCATGGGCTCGCAGGAGTCGAATGAGCGCTCCTGGAAGCCCAACCTGCTCATCCCGGTCGAGTCACGCGCCCAGATCGACGGCCACTACCGATTCTTGCGCGCCCTCACCCAACCCAAAGGCTCGCTGCAGATCGTGGGCATTCGCTACAACGACGAAGACCACGACGACGAAGAAGAAGAGGCCGAACCGGAGGCGACAGCCGACGCACGCGCTCCCAGCACCGGCCGTTCTACCTTAGTGGGTGCGCCCAACACGGCCATGATGCGCAAGGTCGATGGGGCCGAAGGCCGCTTTCATTCCATGGATCGCATCGCCGCCGACTTCCAGAGTGAGGGCCTCTTTGCCAGCTCGGTGATCGTGGAGGCAGACACCCTTCTCAAGGGCGTCGAGATGAGCGCTTCGGTCATGCGCGGCAACTTCTTTCGGCCCAACGTGCTCTTTGGCATCGCCCATCACTACGATCAGGCCACCACCCAGGGGCTGGTCGACATCTCCGAGGAGTACGACATGGGCGTCGCCTTCTTGTACCGCCATCCGGAGGCCGGCTTGGGCCACGAGCGCACCATCAACGTATGGATCCGCGACCAGAGCCCCGACTGGCCGCTCGGCTTGCGCCTGTCCAACCTCGATCTGTCGCTGCTTCTGGCCTATCAGATCTGCCGCACCTGGAACGGCGAGATTCGGTTCATGACGATCTGCGACGATCCCGACAACGTCGAGGAGGCCGAAAATTACCTGGAGCAACTCGTCGAAGATGCCCGCCTGAACCGCTACGGCAAGACGTGGGTGCGCTCGGGCAACTTCATGGAGGAACTCCGGCGTGCCCCGCGCGCCGATCTGAACATCTTCGGCTTGGCGAGGGACGTGGACATGGAATTCTTGCGCAAACTCGTGCGCGAGACGCAGCACTCCTGCCTCTTCGTGCGTGATTCGGGGCACGAGAGCGCGTTGGCATAA
- the coaD gene encoding pantetheine-phosphate adenylyltransferase — protein MKTVAVFPGSFDPPTLGHLSLIRRAAELWDEVVVLVAINPTKEGWLGPDERVKLLEEVVEACPNVSVRATDDLVVAFAEQYRQPEVQVVLVRGVRGSQDLDYELLLAHANREMGHGMETVFLPAAQSLQQVSSTEVRSRLEHGERVADLLHPRTVVSLRRMQQA, from the coding sequence ATGAAGACCGTCGCTGTTTTTCCGGGCTCGTTTGATCCCCCGACGCTCGGACATCTTTCGTTGATCCGCCGGGCCGCCGAGCTCTGGGACGAGGTGGTGGTGCTGGTGGCCATCAATCCGACCAAGGAGGGCTGGCTCGGGCCGGACGAGCGTGTGAAGCTGCTCGAGGAGGTCGTCGAGGCGTGTCCCAATGTGTCGGTGCGAGCCACAGATGACCTGGTGGTGGCGTTCGCCGAGCAGTATCGCCAGCCGGAGGTGCAGGTCGTGCTGGTACGTGGCGTGCGCGGCTCCCAAGATCTGGACTACGAGTTGCTGCTCGCCCATGCTAACCGCGAGATGGGCCACGGCATGGAGACGGTGTTCTTGCCGGCGGCCCAGAGCCTGCAGCAGGTTAGTTCGACCGAGGTGCGAAGTCGGCTGGAGCACGGCGAGCGTGTGGCAGACCTGCTGCACCCACGCACGGTGGTGAGTCTACGACGCATGCAACAAGCTTAG
- a CDS encoding non-canonical purine NTP pyrophosphatase: protein MNTSDTLLFATRNQHKAREFQSLLGDFINPSWRVFDIADWHDQVPEVVEDKETFWGNAVKKALEVSKHTGSVALSDDSGLEVDALDGAPGVYSARYAGPNATDEQNNRVLIKELEGVPEKKRTARYVCVAALAIPDNKIGRALIARTKVPFAEIGEAEPDKEQSMARVDNRIVVWFRGTVEGLIIDEPRGTEGFGYDPHFYVPQWDKTMAEVPLDKKNSISHRAEALKKMATFFQGRP from the coding sequence ATGAACACCTCAGACACCCTCTTGTTCGCCACGCGTAACCAGCACAAAGCGCGCGAGTTCCAGAGCCTGCTGGGCGACTTCATCAACCCCTCATGGCGAGTCTTCGACATCGCCGACTGGCACGACCAGGTGCCCGAGGTCGTCGAGGACAAGGAGACCTTCTGGGGCAACGCGGTCAAAAAGGCGCTCGAGGTGTCCAAGCACACCGGCAGCGTGGCGCTGTCGGACGACTCCGGCCTCGAGGTCGACGCCCTCGACGGTGCCCCGGGCGTCTACAGCGCGCGCTATGCCGGCCCCAACGCCACCGACGAGCAGAACAACCGCGTCCTCATCAAAGAACTCGAGGGCGTGCCCGAGAAGAAACGCACCGCCCGCTACGTGTGTGTCGCCGCGCTGGCCATCCCCGACAACAAGATCGGACGCGCGCTCATCGCACGCACCAAGGTCCCCTTTGCCGAAATCGGTGAAGCCGAGCCAGATAAAGAGCAGTCGATGGCCCGCGTCGACAACCGTATCGTGGTCTGGTTTCGTGGAACCGTCGAAGGTTTGATCATCGACGAGCCGCGCGGCACCGAAGGATTCGGCTACGACCCACACTTCTACGTCCCACAGTGGGACAAGACGATGGCCGAGGTGCCGCTCGACAAGAAGAACTCGATCAGCCACCGCGCCGAGGCGTTGAAAAAGATGGCCACGTTTTTTCAGGGTCGCCCGTAG
- a CDS encoding TetR/AcrR family transcriptional regulator, which translates to MARKSTEERRAEISQALLRAMAEHGYAKATISKIAKEADVTPGLIHYHFDTKQAILLHLLERLAEQQEALIAKHLEGAQAPLDKLDAVVDAFLAVGDDARPEAVASWVTIATEAIRLPEVKEAFEGALGAFGDKFAEVIAEGVEDGDFNTGELSEEACVAAILATIQGYFTLAALERALIPAGSAAPAMQRMVRGLLGV; encoded by the coding sequence ATGGCGAGGAAGAGCACCGAAGAGAGGCGCGCCGAGATCTCTCAGGCGCTTTTGCGGGCGATGGCCGAGCACGGGTACGCCAAGGCGACGATTTCGAAGATCGCCAAGGAGGCCGACGTCACCCCCGGTTTGATCCACTACCACTTCGACACCAAGCAGGCGATCTTGTTGCACCTGCTCGAGCGCCTCGCCGAGCAGCAAGAGGCGTTGATCGCGAAGCATCTCGAAGGCGCGCAAGCACCGCTCGACAAGCTCGACGCGGTGGTCGACGCGTTTTTGGCGGTGGGCGACGACGCGCGCCCCGAGGCGGTGGCCTCGTGGGTGACGATCGCGACCGAGGCGATTCGCCTGCCGGAGGTCAAAGAGGCGTTCGAAGGGGCGCTCGGAGCGTTTGGCGACAAGTTTGCCGAGGTGATCGCCGAGGGCGTCGAGGACGGTGATTTCAACACGGGCGAGTTGAGCGAGGAGGCGTGCGTGGCCGCCATACTGGCGACCATTCAAGGCTACTTCACGCTGGCTGCGCTTGAACGGGCATTGATCCCGGCGGGGAGTGCTGCGCCGGCGATGCAAAGGATGGTGCGGGGGTTATTGGGAGTTTGA
- a CDS encoding fructosamine kinase family protein yields MTPEQKIEQLTGRRPTAMEPLRGGCIGTVRRARMPSERDLVVKIGDASAKLSIEGEMLRYLEEHSALPVPHVLHSSDELLIMEFIESSGHGSSQAHVHAANLLAELHTHTVDRYGFDRDTLIGSLDQPNPWYDDWVDFFAEQRLMYLADRCVEKGQMSSSLRDKVERLCHRLDRYIDAPNPPALIHGDVWGGNVLFDGDQVAGFVDPAVYYADPEIELAFTALFSTFEQSFYDRYDELNGIRDGFWEVRKDIYNVYPLLVHVWHFGGSYVSQVRRGVGRFV; encoded by the coding sequence ATGACCCCAGAACAAAAGATCGAGCAACTCACAGGCCGCCGCCCCACGGCCATGGAGCCGTTGCGCGGCGGCTGCATCGGCACCGTACGCCGCGCCCGCATGCCCTCGGAGCGCGATCTGGTGGTCAAAATCGGCGACGCCTCCGCCAAGCTCTCCATCGAGGGCGAGATGCTTCGCTACCTCGAAGAGCACAGCGCGCTGCCGGTACCCCACGTGCTGCACAGCAGCGACGAGCTTCTGATCATGGAGTTCATCGAATCGAGCGGCCACGGCTCATCGCAGGCCCACGTCCACGCCGCCAACCTGCTCGCCGAGTTGCACACCCACACCGTCGACCGGTACGGCTTCGACCGCGACACGCTCATCGGCAGCCTCGACCAACCCAACCCTTGGTATGATGACTGGGTCGATTTCTTTGCCGAGCAACGCCTGATGTACCTGGCAGACCGGTGCGTCGAGAAGGGCCAAATGTCCTCCTCGCTGCGCGACAAGGTCGAACGGCTCTGCCACAGGCTCGACCGCTACATCGACGCGCCTAACCCTCCGGCGCTCATCCACGGAGACGTCTGGGGCGGCAACGTCTTGTTCGACGGCGACCAAGTCGCCGGCTTCGTCGACCCGGCCGTCTACTATGCCGATCCCGAGATCGAGCTGGCGTTCACGGCGCTGTTCAGCACCTTCGAGCAATCATTTTACGACCGTTACGACGAGCTCAACGGCATCCGAGATGGTTTTTGGGAGGTGCGAAAGGACATCTACAACGTCTACCCGCTGCTGGTGCACGTGTGGCACTTCGGCGGGAGCTACGTCTCGCAGGTAAGGCGCGGCGTGGGGCGGTTTGTTTGA
- a CDS encoding MFS transporter: MAQIGLSQLTRRQRFGLLAVLYFSQGVPFGLFMQALPVILREGGFSLEAIGFSSLLALPWGLKFLWAPWVDRAPVEGLPRRKGWLVPIQLVTVAVFVVLALLDVSAELYWLLGAVFVVNFLNATQDIATDGLAVDVLEVDERGAGNGLQVGGYRLGMIAGGAGVLVLIELAGWTVGLLVCASILLAALLPLLAVREDLQVDGGGADAQTQKYWAKLAGFFDRSWSWHVLGVAVAFKFGEGFAGGMLRPMLVDQAYSMADIGWMLGGVGFAFGLLGAGAGGLIGDRLRRGQALVASVVVQVLGVALFVPMALVEPGVLQASVLIAVEHFASGVATVVLFACMMDWTRREHTGTDYTVLASAVVISTGVAHALSGVSANHLGYAGHFGLAVALTLAGGVGSLWLFRRAQKLSTHELDTGGAR; this comes from the coding sequence ATGGCACAGATTGGCCTGTCTCAGTTGACCCGGCGGCAGCGGTTTGGGCTGTTGGCGGTGCTGTATTTCTCGCAGGGCGTGCCCTTCGGGCTGTTCATGCAGGCGCTTCCGGTGATCTTGCGCGAGGGTGGCTTTTCGCTCGAGGCGATCGGGTTCTCGTCGCTGCTGGCGCTGCCCTGGGGACTGAAGTTTTTGTGGGCGCCGTGGGTCGACCGGGCGCCTGTGGAGGGGCTGCCTCGGCGAAAGGGGTGGCTGGTTCCGATTCAGTTGGTGACCGTGGCGGTATTTGTGGTGCTGGCGTTGCTGGACGTGAGCGCCGAGCTCTACTGGCTGCTGGGGGCCGTCTTCGTCGTCAATTTCCTCAACGCCACGCAGGATATCGCGACCGATGGGCTTGCGGTCGACGTGCTCGAGGTCGACGAGCGCGGGGCCGGCAATGGGCTGCAGGTGGGTGGCTATCGGCTGGGGATGATCGCCGGCGGGGCGGGGGTGTTGGTGCTCATCGAGCTTGCCGGCTGGACCGTGGGGTTGCTCGTCTGCGCGTCGATTCTGCTCGCCGCCTTGCTGCCGTTGCTGGCCGTGCGGGAGGACTTGCAGGTCGATGGCGGTGGGGCCGATGCGCAGACACAGAAGTACTGGGCGAAGTTGGCGGGGTTCTTCGATCGCTCCTGGAGTTGGCACGTGCTGGGCGTGGCGGTGGCCTTCAAATTCGGCGAGGGATTTGCGGGTGGGATGTTGCGCCCGATGCTCGTCGACCAGGCCTACTCGATGGCGGATATCGGCTGGATGCTCGGCGGAGTCGGGTTTGCGTTCGGTTTGCTGGGCGCGGGCGCCGGTGGGCTGATCGGCGACCGGCTTCGCCGCGGGCAGGCGCTTGTGGCCTCGGTGGTGGTTCAGGTGTTGGGCGTCGCGCTCTTTGTGCCGATGGCACTGGTCGAGCCGGGTGTGCTGCAGGCGAGCGTGCTGATCGCGGTCGAGCATTTCGCCAGTGGGGTGGCCACCGTGGTGCTCTTTGCCTGCATGATGGACTGGACTCGCCGCGAGCATACCGGCACCGACTACACGGTGCTCGCCAGCGCGGTGGTGATTTCGACCGGGGTGGCGCATGCGCTCAGCGGTGTCAGCGCCAACCACCTGGGATATGCCGGCCACTTTGGGCTGGCCGTCGCGCTGACGCTGGCAGGCGGCGTGGGCTCGTTGTGGTTGTTTCGACGCGCGCAGAAGCTTTCGACACATGAACTCGACACAGGAGGCGCACGATGA